In one Planctomycetota bacterium genomic region, the following are encoded:
- a CDS encoding CpaF family protein, translating into MTATPASEALNAEHEFQRVKARIHEQLVESFDLSRVGKIDVKVLRNEVHGMAKAACDSRKELRGVDHERLVNELMDEIFGLGPLERLMADETVSDILVNGPGAVYVERNGRLEQTDIVFADDAHLLRIMQRIVAKLGRRIDESNPMVDARLADGSRVNAVIPPLSLEGPTLSIRRFGHHPLTIDDLLAKQSILPDMVKFLRAAVDARVSMLISGGTGAGKTTLLNVLSRFIPAEERIITIEDSAELILQHKHRVRMETRMPNTEGLGQVTQRDLVRNSLRMRPDRIVVGEVRGAEVWDMLQAMNTGHEGSLTTIHANTTRDALTRLEMMSAMTGFELPIDVVRQYIASGITLVVHASRLKGGPRRIMQVSEILGVRNGQFEIEDVCGFEQTGVDANGVAVGEFFFTGYQPKCLTRIQAAGGNLPAELFVKRRLAVGTPRSAGN; encoded by the coding sequence ATGACTGCGACACCGGCGAGCGAAGCCTTGAACGCCGAGCATGAATTCCAGCGCGTCAAAGCCCGAATTCATGAACAGTTGGTCGAGTCGTTCGACTTGTCGCGCGTGGGCAAGATCGACGTCAAGGTGCTGCGCAACGAAGTGCATGGCATGGCCAAGGCGGCCTGCGACTCGCGCAAGGAGCTGCGCGGCGTCGACCACGAACGCCTGGTCAACGAGCTGATGGACGAAATCTTCGGCCTCGGTCCCTTGGAGCGGCTGATGGCCGACGAGACCGTCTCCGATATTCTGGTCAACGGTCCCGGGGCGGTGTACGTCGAACGGAACGGCCGGCTGGAGCAGACCGACATTGTGTTTGCCGACGACGCGCACCTGTTGCGGATCATGCAGCGGATCGTCGCCAAGCTGGGCCGGCGCATTGACGAGTCGAACCCGATGGTCGATGCCCGTCTGGCCGACGGCAGCCGTGTGAACGCCGTGATTCCGCCGTTGTCGCTGGAAGGCCCGACCCTGTCGATTCGTCGTTTCGGCCATCACCCGTTGACAATCGACGACTTGCTGGCCAAGCAATCGATTTTGCCCGACATGGTCAAGTTCTTGCGGGCCGCGGTCGACGCCCGGGTGAGCATGTTGATCTCGGGGGGCACCGGCGCCGGTAAGACGACGCTGTTGAATGTTCTGAGCCGGTTCATCCCGGCCGAAGAGCGGATCATCACCATCGAGGACTCGGCCGAACTGATTCTGCAACACAAGCACCGGGTACGCATGGAAACGCGCATGCCCAACACCGAGGGACTGGGCCAGGTCACGCAACGCGATCTGGTGCGAAACAGCTTGCGTATGCGGCCCGACCGCATTGTCGTGGGCGAAGTCCGCGGCGCCGAAGTGTGGGACATGTTGCAAGCCATGAACACCGGTCACGAAGGTTCGCTGACCACAATCCACGCCAACACCACGCGCGACGCCCTGACTCGCTTGGAGATGATGTCGGCCATGACGGGCTTTGAACTGCCGATCGACGTCGTGCGACAGTACATCGCCTCGGGTATCACGCTGGTGGTGCATGCATCGCGCTTGAAGGGTGGCCCGCGCCGGATCATGCAGGTGTCGGAAATCCTCGGGGTTCGCAACGGCCAGTTCGAGATCGAAGACGTATGCGGATTTGAGCAGACCGGCGTCGACGCCAATGGCGTGGCGGTCGGCGAGTTCTTCTTCACCGGTTACCAGCCCAAGTGCCTGACGCGGATTCAAGCGGCCGGTGGCAATCTGCCCGCCGAACTGTTTGTCAAACGCCGCCTGGCCGTTGGCACGCCGCGGTCGGCCGGAAACTAA
- a CDS encoding type II secretion system F family protein, whose amino-acid sequence MDTTLLLYASLLVVLVGATVVLMVRDLNAAGNSGAAVEESIRLLPPPVADAFKGQFTDRIDWRFRRLVYQTGLDITAEPAFLLIILCGLAVGGTVFVARDDILEAVMASLVGLAAPVAFFTFRRGRRLAAIRAQLPEVMDLMSRAVRAGETLDQAIGQVGVSMPVPLGIEFRRCARQLDMGLSLPATMRALIARAPLTEVRILAATFNVQRRSGGNLAITLDRLAGVIRDRISYQRQFMAATGASRIATLVVSLAGPTVFTYMMMFEPEYVGQFFVVPGGQLLLGLACVLQFVGLVWVAGLLRNDY is encoded by the coding sequence ATGGATACGACACTGCTGCTGTACGCGAGCTTGCTGGTGGTGCTGGTCGGCGCCACGGTGGTGCTAATGGTGCGCGACCTGAACGCGGCCGGCAACAGCGGCGCCGCTGTGGAAGAAAGCATTCGCCTGTTGCCGCCGCCGGTGGCTGACGCGTTCAAAGGTCAGTTCACCGATCGGATCGACTGGCGGTTTCGTCGTTTGGTCTACCAGACCGGGCTCGACATTACCGCCGAACCGGCGTTTCTGTTAATTATCCTTTGCGGCCTGGCCGTGGGGGGGACGGTATTCGTCGCCCGCGACGACATCCTCGAAGCGGTGATGGCATCGCTGGTCGGACTGGCCGCGCCGGTGGCGTTCTTCACGTTCCGTCGTGGCCGGCGCTTGGCGGCCATTCGCGCTCAGTTGCCCGAGGTGATGGACCTGATGTCGCGGGCCGTGCGCGCCGGCGAGACGCTGGATCAGGCGATCGGCCAGGTGGGCGTGTCGATGCCGGTCCCACTGGGAATTGAGTTTCGCCGCTGTGCCCGACAACTCGACATGGGCTTGTCGCTGCCGGCGACCATGCGGGCCTTGATCGCTCGCGCGCCGTTGACCGAGGTGCGAATTCTGGCCGCCACGTTCAACGTGCAACGTCGCAGCGGTGGTAATCTGGCCATCACGCTCGATCGTCTAGCCGGCGTCATTCGCGACCGCATCAGCTACCAGCGACAGTTCATGGCGGCCACCGGCGCCAGCAGAATCGCCACCCTGGTCGTTTCGCTAGCCGGCCCGACCGTGTTCACGTACATGATGATGTTCGAGCCCGAGTATGTCGGGCAATTCTTTGTGGTGCCGGGCGGGCAGTTGCTATTGGGGCTGGCCTGCGTGCTGCAATTCGTGGGGCTGGTCTGGGTGGCCGGGCTGCTGCGCAACGACTACTAA
- a CDS encoding type II secretion system F family protein: MLIELVTLAAFFGIVGLVFFLRSLVRGWRGGIQEQIANEASEAPTRGPLFGEWTEALASQLPSLMGSTDDLTRDLQRAGYYKPTARSEFLALRNALAIFCIVMTGIYAVMVGPERRDLTAPILIWGMAISALVYVLPWIVLRMQAKRRLHMIQRSMPDAFDMLTMCMTGGLAFNDALGHVSREVVFAHPDMAVELEIVRRHADMNTMGRAFENFAKRIDTPEVVSMAGLVSQSERLGTNMVAAVREYADGVRLMHRQNADERANKAGIKLLFPMVLCLAPAAMIILWGPAILELRNFFRTFNVTN, translated from the coding sequence ATGTTAATCGAACTTGTGACCCTGGCGGCGTTCTTCGGAATCGTGGGCCTGGTCTTCTTTCTGCGATCGCTGGTGCGCGGCTGGCGCGGCGGGATCCAGGAACAAATCGCCAATGAAGCTAGCGAGGCTCCGACTCGCGGCCCGTTGTTTGGTGAATGGACCGAGGCTTTGGCGTCCCAACTTCCGTCGCTGATGGGCTCGACTGACGATCTGACCCGCGACTTGCAGCGCGCTGGCTACTACAAGCCAACCGCTCGCAGCGAATTCCTGGCGCTGCGTAACGCCTTGGCGATCTTTTGCATTGTCATGACCGGTATCTATGCCGTAATGGTCGGTCCCGAGCGCCGCGACTTGACGGCGCCAATCTTGATCTGGGGGATGGCGATCAGCGCGTTGGTCTATGTCTTGCCGTGGATTGTCTTGCGGATGCAGGCCAAGCGGCGGTTGCACATGATCCAGCGCAGCATGCCCGACGCGTTTGATATGTTGACCATGTGTATGACGGGCGGTCTAGCATTCAACGACGCGCTGGGGCACGTTTCGCGCGAAGTGGTGTTCGCCCATCCCGACATGGCGGTCGAGCTTGAAATCGTGCGCCGTCACGCTGACATGAATACGATGGGACGCGCGTTCGAGAACTTTGCCAAGCGCATCGACACGCCCGAGGTGGTTTCGATGGCGGGGCTGGTTTCGCAGAGCGAACGGCTGGGCACGAACATGGTGGCCGCGGTGCGCGAATACGCCGACGGCGTCCGCTTGATGCATCGCCAAAACGCCGACGAGCGCGCCAACAAGGCCGGTATCAAGCTGTTGTTTCCGATGGTGCTTTGTTTGGCCCCCGCAGCGATGATCATATTGTGGGGCCCGGCCATCCTTGAACTGCGGAACTTCTTCCGCACGTTTAACGTAACGAACTAG